A DNA window from Amycolatopsis sp. DSM 110486 contains the following coding sequences:
- a CDS encoding LytTR family DNA-binding domain-containing protein: protein MRLTVSAHEDTRKLIVLAVDDELNGLDELTHGLKNNPHIHRVFKASDASDALRLFSHDDPELIARRAQGLPTVDAVFADIDMPGLSGMEMSRVIAAMNPSPILVFVTGHAEEAVNAFDLGAVDYVLKPFQQDRLDRSVSRVREKLAAAASPPPGQRTGEPVKNDDEVIPVELAGTTKLIPRSSVRWVEAQGDYARLFTTEGSHLVRIPLAQLEERWEKAGFVRIHRSFLVALPLITELRMGQGGYQVVIGNEEKVLPVSRRHTRALKDRLVGSGRGG from the coding sequence ATGCGTCTCACTGTGAGTGCTCATGAAGACACCCGGAAGCTCATCGTCTTGGCGGTGGACGACGAGCTCAACGGGCTTGACGAACTGACCCACGGCCTGAAGAACAACCCGCACATCCACCGCGTCTTCAAGGCGTCGGACGCTTCCGACGCGCTGCGGTTGTTCTCCCACGACGACCCCGAGCTCATCGCCCGGCGCGCGCAGGGCCTGCCGACGGTCGACGCTGTGTTCGCCGACATCGACATGCCCGGCCTGTCCGGCATGGAGATGTCGCGCGTGATCGCGGCGATGAACCCGTCGCCGATCCTGGTGTTCGTCACGGGCCACGCCGAGGAAGCCGTGAACGCGTTCGACCTCGGCGCCGTTGACTACGTGCTCAAGCCGTTCCAGCAGGACCGCCTCGACCGGTCCGTCTCGCGCGTGCGCGAGAAGCTGGCCGCGGCCGCCTCGCCGCCGCCCGGGCAGCGCACGGGCGAGCCGGTGAAGAACGACGACGAGGTGATCCCCGTCGAGCTCGCCGGCACCACCAAGCTCATCCCGCGCTCGTCGGTGCGCTGGGTGGAGGCCCAAGGCGACTACGCCCGGCTGTTCACCACCGAGGGCAGCCACCTGGTGCGCATCCCGCTGGCCCAGCTCGAGGAACGCTGGGAGAAGGCCGGGTTCGTGCGCATCCACCGCTCGTTCCTGGTCGCGTTGCCGCTGATCACGGAGCTGCGCATGGGCCAGGGCGGCTACCAGGTCGTGATCGGCAACGAGGAGAAGGTGCTGCCGGTCAGCCGCCGGCACACGCGGGCGCTGAAGGACCGGCTCGTCGGCTCCGGCCGCGGCGGCTGA
- a CDS encoding rhodanese-like domain-containing protein has product MVSPAELPTAEVRDLPKDGVPLLDVREDDEWAAGHAPGAVHIPLGELPARVDELAELPEDQPVYVICRSGGRSARATAWLNASGWDAVNVAGGMGAWAREGRPMVSENAGTEPEVI; this is encoded by the coding sequence GTGGTGAGCCCCGCTGAACTGCCGACCGCCGAGGTCCGTGACCTGCCGAAGGACGGCGTGCCCCTGCTGGACGTCCGCGAGGACGACGAGTGGGCCGCCGGCCACGCGCCCGGCGCCGTGCACATCCCCCTCGGCGAGCTGCCCGCGCGGGTCGATGAGCTCGCCGAGCTCCCCGAAGACCAGCCCGTCTACGTCATCTGCCGCAGCGGCGGCCGCTCCGCCCGCGCCACAGCCTGGCTCAACGCCAGCGGCTGGGACGCGGTCAACGTCGCCGGCGGCATGGGCGCCTGGGCCCGCGAGGGCCGCCCCATGGTGAGCGAAAACGCGGGCACCGAACCCGAGGTCATCTGA
- a CDS encoding S49 family peptidase produces the protein MSVTEKLTSRLPVLGDRVERKDVVAVVKLHGVITPSPSPLARGSINLAAVESALTRAFGHDRLKAVALLINSPGGAPTQSGLVAERIRQLADEKNVPVLAFAEDVAASGGYWLACAADEIFAHRTSMVGSIGVISGGFGFTGLLERFGIERRLHTAGANKSRLDPFSPEKPEDVEWLKKMHSQLHELFVDWVKERRGSRLADTEDLFTGDVWLGQKALDLGLIDGLGSLRKIVTERYPDAEISVAEPKRPLLARLGIGAPAAASAVLDAVTTKAAWARFGL, from the coding sequence ATGAGCGTTACCGAGAAGCTGACGTCCCGCCTGCCCGTGCTCGGCGACCGCGTCGAGCGCAAGGACGTCGTCGCGGTGGTGAAGCTGCACGGCGTGATCACGCCTTCGCCTTCGCCGCTGGCGCGCGGCTCGATCAACCTGGCGGCCGTCGAGTCGGCGCTGACCAGGGCGTTCGGCCACGATCGGCTCAAGGCGGTGGCGCTGCTGATCAACTCGCCGGGCGGCGCGCCGACGCAGTCGGGCCTGGTCGCGGAGCGCATCCGCCAGCTGGCCGACGAGAAGAACGTGCCCGTGCTGGCCTTCGCCGAGGACGTCGCCGCGTCCGGCGGCTACTGGCTCGCGTGCGCGGCCGACGAGATCTTCGCCCACCGCACGTCGATGGTCGGCTCCATCGGCGTGATCAGCGGCGGCTTCGGGTTCACGGGCCTGCTGGAGCGCTTCGGCATCGAGCGCCGGCTGCACACGGCGGGCGCGAACAAGTCGCGCCTCGACCCGTTCAGCCCGGAGAAGCCCGAGGACGTCGAGTGGCTGAAGAAGATGCACAGCCAGCTCCACGAGCTGTTCGTCGACTGGGTCAAGGAACGCCGCGGCAGCCGGCTCGCCGACACCGAGGACCTGTTCACCGGCGACGTCTGGCTCGGACAGAAGGCGCTCGACCTCGGCCTGATCGACGGCCTCGGCTCGCTGCGCAAGATCGTCACCGAGCGGTACCCGGACGCCGAGATCTCCGTGGCGGAGCCGAAGAGGCCGCTGCTCGCCCGGCTCGGCATCGGCGCCCCCGCGGCGGCGAGCGCGGTGCTCGACGCGGTGACCACCAAGGCCGCGTGGGCCCGCTTCGGTTTGTGA
- a CDS encoding cytochrome P450, translating to MFDASDPAFLADPYPAFAALRAEGEVHHHDGLDLAITVSHAASAAVLRHRGLGRIWTDAQPLERFASFNLLHRNSLLENEPPAHTRLRRVIAGEFGRGHVQRLQPMVAALASSMVDTLAGKIEADGSADLLEHLAQPLPVAVIAELLGIPVEDGPRLVAWSNAIVKMYEFGLPEAGREAAEQAAADFVSYLRSVVNGTPGGIVADLVASELTPDEVVATAVLLLMAGHEATVNVIGNGVLALLTYRSEWERLGSDPSLLDSAVEELIRFDAPLQLFERTATEDVEIAGYRVARGAKIGALLGAAARDPRVFDAPDVLDIGRSPNAHLGFGMGIHYCVGAPLARVEIAAALSALSARLPGLRLAAEPERRPEFVIRGLRTLPVTV from the coding sequence GTGTTCGACGCTTCCGATCCCGCCTTCCTCGCCGACCCGTACCCCGCGTTCGCCGCGTTGCGCGCCGAGGGCGAGGTGCACCACCACGATGGGCTCGACCTGGCGATCACGGTCTCGCACGCCGCGTCGGCCGCCGTGCTGCGCCACCGCGGGCTGGGCCGGATCTGGACGGACGCGCAGCCGCTCGAGCGGTTCGCATCGTTCAACCTGCTGCACCGCAACTCCTTGCTGGAGAACGAACCGCCGGCCCACACGCGGCTGCGGCGCGTGATCGCGGGCGAGTTCGGGCGCGGCCACGTGCAACGGCTGCAGCCGATGGTTGCGGCGCTCGCTTCGTCCATGGTGGACACACTGGCGGGCAAGATCGAGGCCGACGGCAGCGCTGACCTGCTGGAACACCTCGCGCAGCCGTTGCCGGTGGCCGTGATCGCGGAGCTGCTCGGCATCCCGGTGGAGGACGGGCCGCGGCTGGTGGCGTGGAGCAACGCCATCGTGAAGATGTACGAGTTCGGCCTGCCCGAAGCGGGCCGCGAGGCCGCCGAGCAGGCCGCGGCCGACTTCGTCTCGTACCTGCGCTCGGTGGTGAACGGGACGCCGGGCGGGATCGTGGCCGACCTGGTGGCCAGCGAGCTCACGCCGGACGAGGTCGTGGCCACCGCTGTGCTGCTGCTGATGGCAGGGCACGAGGCGACGGTGAACGTGATCGGCAACGGCGTGCTGGCGCTGCTGACCTATCGGTCAGAGTGGGAGCGACTTGGGTCGGACCCAAGTTTGCTCGACTCGGCTGTGGAAGAACTGATCCGGTTCGACGCGCCGCTGCAGCTGTTCGAGCGCACGGCGACTGAGGATGTGGAGATCGCCGGGTATCGGGTGGCGCGCGGCGCGAAGATCGGCGCGCTGCTGGGGGCGGCGGCGCGGGATCCTCGCGTGTTCGACGCGCCGGATGTGCTGGACATCGGACGCTCGCCGAACGCGCATCTCGGTTTCGGGATGGGGATCCACTACTGCGTGGGGGCCCCGTTGGCTCGGGTGGAGATCGCGGCGGCGTTGTCGGCGCTTTCCGCGCGACTGCCGGGGTTGCGGCTGGCGGCCGAGCCGGAGAGGCGGCCGGAGTTCGTGATCCGGGGGCTGAGGACGTTGCCGGTGACGGTTTGA
- a CDS encoding cation acetate symporter gives MQLNPWALTGIVLVALATYYLGYRSSRSATSTHDFLVARRTVRSRRNAAAISGEYLSAASFLGVAGIVLKEGADATWYPIGFTAGYLALMLFVAAPLRRSGAYTLPDFVEMRLGSLGLRRFATAFVVFIGILYMVPQLQGAGLTLASILPVPAWVGAVVVTVLVGINVIAGGMRAITVVQAFQYWLKLFAISVPTFLLCMVFFSGGGPGGVRALGSPAPPVFPQDTTVSVQTDVTVNVTTETYFYADGRIDDGPARGVARWSPLIPHTVEKGTTLKFAAGTPVPVISDAPATNDAWLHPASGKITDLLQTYSLIFALFLGTMGLPHVLVRFYTNPDGKAARRTTVHVLLLLGLFYLFPTMLGALSRMYVPQLLVTGNTDAAVLMLPTAMVPGIAGQVLAAIVAAGAFAAFLSSSSGLLVSVAGVVSTDLLPGRVKDFKVGTAIVALCPLGLAFLLRTEDISLSIGLTFALAASTFSPLLLLGIWWRKLSWPGALAGMLVGGGLVLAALGVDIAAGYASFEAPWFTTQPGLISVPAAFLTTYVVSRLTRYGRPELVNDIMLRLHAPDPLGLMNDRAVARFGQAEDKARAGRGRHRK, from the coding sequence GTGCAGCTGAACCCGTGGGCGTTGACCGGCATCGTGCTGGTCGCCCTCGCGACTTACTACCTCGGGTACCGCTCGTCGCGTTCGGCCACCAGCACACACGACTTCCTCGTCGCCAGGCGAACGGTCCGCTCGCGCCGCAACGCCGCGGCCATCTCGGGTGAGTACCTGTCGGCGGCGTCGTTCCTGGGCGTCGCGGGCATCGTGCTCAAGGAAGGCGCCGACGCCACCTGGTACCCGATCGGCTTCACCGCCGGCTACCTCGCGCTGATGCTGTTCGTCGCCGCGCCGCTGCGCCGCTCGGGCGCGTACACGCTGCCGGACTTCGTGGAAATGCGCCTCGGTTCGCTGGGGCTGCGCCGCTTCGCGACGGCGTTCGTGGTGTTCATCGGGATCCTTTACATGGTCCCGCAGCTGCAGGGCGCGGGGCTCACGCTCGCGTCGATCCTGCCCGTGCCCGCGTGGGTGGGCGCGGTCGTGGTCACGGTGCTGGTCGGGATCAACGTGATCGCCGGCGGCATGCGCGCGATCACGGTGGTCCAGGCCTTCCAGTACTGGCTCAAGCTGTTCGCGATCTCCGTGCCGACTTTCTTGCTGTGCATGGTGTTCTTCTCCGGCGGCGGCCCCGGCGGCGTGCGCGCGCTCGGCTCGCCCGCCCCGCCCGTGTTCCCGCAGGACACCACGGTTTCGGTGCAGACCGACGTGACGGTGAACGTCACCACCGAGACCTACTTCTACGCCGACGGCCGCATCGACGACGGCCCCGCGCGCGGCGTGGCGCGCTGGTCACCGCTGATCCCGCACACGGTCGAGAAGGGCACCACGCTCAAGTTCGCCGCGGGCACGCCAGTGCCGGTGATCAGCGACGCGCCCGCGACCAACGACGCGTGGCTGCACCCCGCGTCCGGGAAGATCACCGACCTGCTGCAGACGTACTCGCTGATCTTCGCGCTGTTCCTCGGCACCATGGGCCTGCCCCACGTGCTGGTGCGCTTCTACACCAACCCCGACGGCAAGGCCGCGCGCCGCACGACCGTCCACGTGCTGTTGCTTCTCGGGTTGTTCTACCTGTTCCCGACGATGCTGGGCGCGCTGTCGCGAATGTACGTGCCGCAGCTGCTCGTCACCGGCAACACCGACGCGGCCGTGCTGATGTTGCCGACGGCGATGGTGCCGGGGATCGCGGGCCAGGTCCTCGCGGCGATCGTGGCGGCGGGCGCGTTCGCGGCGTTCCTGTCGAGCTCGTCGGGGCTGCTGGTGAGCGTGGCCGGGGTGGTGTCCACGGACCTGCTTCCGGGGCGCGTCAAGGATTTTAAGGTGGGTACGGCCATCGTCGCGTTGTGTCCGCTCGGCCTGGCGTTCCTGCTGCGCACGGAGGACATCTCGCTGTCGATCGGGCTGACGTTCGCTTTGGCGGCCTCGACGTTCAGCCCGCTGCTGCTGCTCGGCATCTGGTGGCGCAAGCTCAGCTGGCCGGGCGCGCTGGCGGGAATGCTCGTCGGCGGCGGGCTGGTGCTGGCGGCGCTGGGCGTCGACATCGCGGCGGGCTACGCGAGTTTCGAAGCGCCTTGGTTCACGACCCAGCCGGGCCTGATCTCGGTGCCGGCGGCGTTCCTCACGACGTACGTGGTCAGCCGCCTGACCCGCTACGGGCGCCCGGAGCTGGTCAACGACATCATGCTGCGGCTGCACGCCCCCGACCCGCTCGGCCTCATGAACGACCGGGCCGTCGCGCGGTTCGGCCAGGCGGAGGACAAGGCCCGCGCGGGGCGAGGCCGGCACCGTAAGTAG
- the mca gene encoding mycothiol conjugate amidase Mca — MTLRLLAVHAHPDDESSKGAATLARYAAEGVDVLVATCTGGERGDVLNPALNTPAIHRDLPAIRRREMAAAAEILGVRQRFLGHVDSGLDQPLPEGCFAKMSIEDAAKPLADLLREFRPQVVITYDETGGYPHPDHIRTHEVTRAAFAATEDGAPRKLYYQATLSRAWFQAMHDATLAAGLESQMGPVLDELPPDRLRATTRIRCEQYFDTRDRALKAHASQTDPAHPFFHHSRDVERAAWPWEEYHLVGATPDTHEDDLFAGLR; from the coding sequence ATGACCCTGCGCCTGCTCGCCGTCCACGCCCATCCCGACGACGAATCCAGCAAGGGCGCCGCCACCCTCGCCCGCTACGCCGCGGAAGGCGTCGACGTCCTCGTGGCCACCTGCACCGGCGGCGAACGCGGCGATGTGCTCAACCCAGCGCTGAACACCCCGGCCATCCACAGGGACCTCCCCGCCATCCGCAGACGCGAGATGGCCGCCGCCGCGGAGATTCTCGGTGTGCGCCAACGGTTCCTGGGTCACGTCGACTCCGGCCTCGACCAGCCGTTACCCGAAGGGTGCTTCGCGAAAATGTCCATTGAGGACGCAGCCAAGCCCCTCGCGGACCTGCTCCGCGAATTCCGTCCACAGGTCGTGATCACCTACGACGAGACCGGCGGTTATCCACACCCCGACCACATCCGGACCCACGAAGTCACCCGCGCCGCCTTCGCCGCGACCGAGGACGGCGCCCCGCGCAAGCTCTACTACCAGGCCACCCTCAGCCGCGCGTGGTTCCAGGCCATGCACGACGCCACACTCGCCGCCGGCCTCGAGTCACAGATGGGCCCGGTCCTCGACGAGCTCCCGCCCGACCGCCTCCGCGCCACCACGAGGATCCGCTGCGAGCAGTACTTCGACACCCGCGACCGCGCACTCAAAGCCCACGCCAGCCAGACCGACCCGGCCCACCCGTTCTTCCACCACTCCCGCGACGTCGAACGCGCCGCCTGGCCCTGGGAGGAGTACCACCTCGTCGGCGCCACCCCGGACACCCACGAAGACGACCTCTTCGCCGGCCTCCGCTGA
- a CDS encoding DUF4328 domain-containing protein gives MGSYPAEAGPHPGAYPAGAGQQPGFAAPAQQGGAQVQYPPFAAAARPFTAAPQGQVQRTAPECPSTPRQRPRLKWVASPPPGSVIRRRAVATTPYTGPPSYPVPPRWGFPNLVWRRPTTVPGTASSAVRAIDRIPVLAQSLNTILWTFVFLALAAAGSEIWRYVLLVQSRDSALSTSVVGFSDAFVVTAGLLTTILSLLPAGLAVWWLLVARHAAADEAGVEPARPVWQVLVGVLVPVANLPMALSVVGELEHAVLRRPRDERPKPSRLVLIWWGTWVANWVLLAVTIIWRLRPGVQAMADSVVLVALTDLTAAALAIATALVIRRFSDLLMPIAPGRLRKLRVLKVDGAPEPELRNARPVGAAR, from the coding sequence GTGGGCAGCTACCCGGCGGAGGCTGGTCCACACCCCGGCGCCTACCCAGCCGGGGCCGGTCAGCAGCCGGGATTCGCCGCGCCTGCGCAGCAAGGCGGTGCCCAGGTGCAGTACCCGCCGTTCGCTGCCGCCGCCCGACCGTTCACCGCCGCCCCGCAGGGCCAGGTGCAGCGAACCGCGCCGGAGTGCCCCTCCACTCCGCGGCAACGTCCACGCCTGAAGTGGGTCGCCTCGCCCCCACCCGGTTCGGTGATCCGGCGGCGCGCCGTGGCGACCACGCCGTACACCGGCCCCCCGTCCTACCCGGTCCCGCCGCGCTGGGGCTTCCCGAACCTCGTCTGGCGCCGCCCGACGACCGTGCCCGGCACGGCTTCCAGCGCAGTGCGCGCGATCGACCGCATCCCGGTCCTGGCGCAGAGCCTCAACACCATCCTGTGGACGTTCGTGTTCCTCGCCCTCGCCGCGGCGGGGTCGGAGATCTGGCGCTACGTCCTGCTGGTGCAGAGCCGCGACTCCGCGCTGAGCACGTCGGTGGTCGGGTTCTCCGACGCGTTCGTGGTCACCGCCGGCCTGCTCACCACGATCCTTTCGCTGCTCCCGGCGGGCCTGGCCGTGTGGTGGCTGCTCGTCGCCCGCCACGCCGCCGCCGACGAGGCCGGCGTCGAGCCCGCGCGTCCCGTGTGGCAGGTGCTCGTCGGCGTGCTCGTGCCGGTGGCGAACCTGCCCATGGCGCTGTCCGTGGTGGGCGAACTGGAACACGCCGTCCTCCGCCGCCCCCGCGACGAACGCCCCAAGCCCTCCCGCCTCGTCCTCATCTGGTGGGGCACCTGGGTGGCCAACTGGGTGCTCCTCGCGGTCACGATCATCTGGCGCCTGCGCCCGGGCGTCCAGGCGATGGCGGACAGCGTCGTCCTCGTCGCCCTCACCGACCTCACGGCCGCCGCCCTCGCGATCGCCACGGCCCTCGTCATCCGCCGCTTCTCCGACCTCCTGATGCCCATCGCCCCCGGCCGCCTGCGCAAGCTGCGCGTCCTCAAGGTCGACGGCGCTCCCGAGCCGGAGCTGCGCAACGCTCGTCCGGTCGGGGCTGCCCGCTGA
- a CDS encoding DUF5926 family protein has protein sequence MGKGARKKGPKPDRKPKVRDVFVGQPFDGLAAEPELIALREFVPSATAKLTLAEGGDVTLGTVLPMAAAAFVRSDGQRYLGLQVQTRSSDISRDLGRSLRWVLDAKPGDVLSVPDTTTPTDPDEHNRLQDLLAPAAELELTLHSDFGWWLPEDADASGDVAVSLERANAAIMPTERLGAGAYWVLAGEKAHLRWVRPESENLLLQALARLSAAGTLGLGEGTRYAGSFRAHGLLVPVWDLDPEAHAREWAEAKDQLGARLEESLKSLDAEPLNATERRARDGLIGRQLTIR, from the coding sequence GTGGGTAAAGGCGCGCGGAAGAAGGGTCCCAAGCCGGACCGCAAACCGAAGGTGCGCGACGTTTTCGTCGGCCAGCCCTTCGACGGCCTGGCCGCGGAGCCGGAGCTGATCGCGTTGCGCGAGTTCGTGCCGTCGGCCACGGCGAAGCTCACGCTCGCCGAAGGCGGCGACGTCACGCTCGGCACCGTGCTGCCCATGGCGGCCGCGGCGTTCGTCCGCTCCGACGGGCAGCGCTACCTCGGCCTGCAGGTGCAGACGCGGTCGTCGGACATCAGCCGCGACCTCGGCCGGTCACTGCGCTGGGTGCTCGACGCGAAGCCGGGCGACGTGCTGTCCGTGCCGGACACGACCACGCCGACCGACCCGGACGAGCACAACCGCCTGCAGGACCTGCTCGCGCCGGCCGCCGAGCTGGAGCTCACGCTCCACAGCGACTTCGGCTGGTGGCTGCCCGAGGACGCGGACGCGAGCGGAGACGTCGCGGTGTCCCTCGAGCGCGCCAACGCCGCCATCATGCCCACCGAGCGCCTCGGCGCCGGTGCGTACTGGGTGCTCGCCGGCGAGAAGGCGCACCTGCGCTGGGTCCGTCCCGAGTCGGAGAACCTGCTGTTGCAAGCGCTTGCGCGCCTGTCCGCGGCCGGTACCTTGGGCCTCGGCGAGGGCACGCGGTACGCGGGTTCGTTCCGCGCCCACGGCTTGCTCGTCCCGGTGTGGGACCTCGACCCCGAGGCGCACGCGCGCGAATGGGCCGAAGCCAAGGACCAGCTCGGCGCCCGTCTCGAGGAGTCGCTGAAGTCGCTCGACGCCGAGCCGCTCAACGCCACCGAGCGCCGCGCTCGCGACGGCCTCATCGGCCGCCAGCTCACCATCCGCTAG
- a CDS encoding sensor histidine kinase, with translation MDVVSAFPLAQVVPWTLAGVLAVIVLVLLFKVRRPKGVIQDAVLQAVHRMSKATPNLRAGLDEEAANRMTAELLEVLDCLAVGITDSEGTLLSWAGEATDHYLDLVDDIGTALRKHRRAVADHNRMPCNHRGTCKMKTAAIVPILVEGTAEATLIVVGRTRGKLVQMAEAVAQFVCTQFELARLEESRNQLNQAEIKALRAQISPHFVYNALNTISALIRTDPEEARELLQDFADFTRYSFRTSGMYTTLAEELRNIDRYLTIENARFGGRLEVRMKIAPEVLSVVVPFLIIQPLVENAVKHGLASKPSGGCVTVIAQDYGTEALISVEDDGIGMDPRALTDLKNAHRTGAHVGLGNINQRMRQVFGEDYALTVDTAPGAGMKVTLRVPKFKLGVRPNMPDYSADVPSQGGPEDTEVEHNGVNGSRSGMLPAH, from the coding sequence ATGGACGTCGTGTCCGCCTTTCCCCTCGCGCAGGTCGTCCCGTGGACGCTGGCCGGTGTGCTCGCGGTCATCGTCCTCGTGCTGCTCTTCAAGGTGCGCCGGCCCAAAGGCGTGATCCAGGACGCCGTGCTGCAGGCCGTGCACCGGATGTCGAAGGCCACGCCGAACCTGCGCGCCGGCCTCGACGAGGAGGCCGCCAACCGGATGACGGCCGAGCTGCTCGAAGTGCTCGACTGCCTCGCCGTGGGAATCACCGACAGTGAGGGAACGCTCCTGTCCTGGGCCGGCGAGGCCACGGACCACTACCTCGACCTCGTCGACGACATCGGCACCGCGCTGCGCAAGCACCGCCGCGCCGTCGCCGATCACAACCGCATGCCGTGCAACCACCGCGGCACCTGCAAGATGAAAACCGCCGCCATCGTGCCGATCCTGGTCGAGGGCACGGCGGAGGCCACGCTGATCGTCGTCGGGCGCACGCGCGGCAAGCTCGTGCAGATGGCCGAGGCGGTGGCGCAGTTCGTGTGCACGCAGTTCGAGCTGGCGCGCCTCGAGGAGTCGCGCAACCAGCTGAACCAGGCCGAGATCAAGGCCCTGCGTGCGCAGATCTCGCCGCATTTCGTCTACAACGCGCTGAACACGATTTCCGCGCTGATCCGCACGGACCCCGAAGAGGCGCGCGAGCTGCTTCAGGACTTCGCCGACTTCACGCGCTACTCGTTCCGCACCTCCGGCATGTACACCACGCTCGCCGAGGAGCTGCGCAACATCGATCGCTACCTCACGATCGAGAACGCCCGCTTCGGCGGCCGGCTCGAGGTGCGGATGAAGATCGCGCCCGAGGTGCTGAGCGTGGTCGTGCCGTTCCTGATCATCCAGCCACTGGTGGAAAACGCGGTGAAACACGGCCTGGCGAGCAAGCCCAGCGGCGGCTGCGTCACGGTGATCGCGCAGGACTACGGCACCGAGGCCCTGATCAGCGTCGAGGACGACGGCATCGGCATGGACCCGCGCGCCCTCACCGACCTGAAGAACGCGCACCGCACCGGCGCCCACGTCGGCCTCGGCAACATCAACCAGCGGATGCGCCAGGTCTTCGGCGAGGACTACGCGCTCACCGTCGACACCGCGCCCGGTGCCGGCATGAAGGTGACGCTGCGCGTGCCGAAGTTCAAGCTCGGCGTGCGCCCGAACATGCCCGACTACTCGGCCGACGTGCCGTCGCAGGGCGGCCCCGAGGACACCGAGGTCGAGCACAACGGTGTGAACGGATCGCGTTCGGGAATGCTGCCCGCCCACTGA
- a CDS encoding DUF952 domain-containing protein produces MILHICSRDEWAAVPEAGDYAAPSLADIGFIHCSDPGTVSLPANALYRGRTDLLLLEIDPTRVDARVVWEAGAPPHPDGILFPHIYGPIPRNAVVAVHDFPSGADGLLKLPESLSVR; encoded by the coding sequence GTGATCCTGCACATCTGCTCCCGCGACGAGTGGGCCGCCGTGCCCGAGGCCGGCGACTACGCCGCGCCTTCGCTCGCCGACATCGGGTTCATCCACTGCTCCGACCCCGGCACCGTCAGCCTGCCCGCGAACGCGCTCTATCGCGGCCGCACCGACCTCCTGCTGCTCGAGATCGACCCCACGCGGGTCGACGCGCGTGTGGTCTGGGAGGCCGGCGCCCCGCCGCACCCCGACGGAATCCTCTTCCCGCACATCTACGGGCCGATCCCGCGAAACGCTGTGGTCGCGGTACACGATTTCCCATCAGGCGCGGACGGTTTGTTGAAGCTGCCCGAGTCGCTCTCCGTGCGCTGA
- a CDS encoding DUF485 domain-containing protein, whose product MERTEADVDWEHVQATPEFQQLRRRRRGFVFPMSATFLAWYLLYVLLADYAHAFMSAHLWGNITVGLVLGLAQFLTTFVVTALYVRFANRKLDPLAAELRAEYGG is encoded by the coding sequence GTGGAACGCACCGAAGCGGACGTCGACTGGGAGCACGTGCAGGCGACACCCGAGTTCCAGCAGCTGCGCCGTCGTCGGCGCGGGTTCGTGTTCCCGATGTCGGCGACGTTCCTGGCCTGGTACCTGCTCTACGTGCTCCTCGCCGACTACGCGCACGCGTTCATGAGCGCGCACCTGTGGGGCAACATCACCGTGGGTCTGGTGCTGGGCCTGGCGCAGTTCTTGACGACGTTCGTCGTCACGGCGTTGTATGTGCGCTTCGCGAACCGCAAGCTGGATCCCCTGGCCGCAGAGCTGCGCGCCGAGTACGGGGGCTAG
- a CDS encoding TetR/AcrR family transcriptional regulator has translation MSLREQKKLETRQNISHAATRLFIARGFEGVTIAEVAEAARVAKMTVTNHFGRKEDLVFDIRNDFVDWPAKLVQQALSSRPFAAVRDGYFAALEERSALLGFAGIEFVGMVRASVTLMAALTQMHLDREQQLVAALLEREAPGSDILARTAAAHLTSVLRLLFDEVWDLTYAGDEDLVTKVREAATKAFGQLEPALG, from the coding sequence GTGAGCCTCAGGGAACAGAAGAAGCTTGAGACCAGGCAGAACATCTCGCACGCGGCGACGCGGCTGTTCATCGCGCGAGGGTTCGAGGGGGTGACGATCGCCGAGGTCGCGGAGGCGGCGCGCGTCGCGAAGATGACCGTGACCAACCACTTCGGGCGCAAGGAGGACCTGGTCTTCGACATCCGCAACGACTTCGTCGACTGGCCGGCGAAGCTGGTGCAGCAGGCTCTGTCGAGCCGGCCGTTCGCGGCGGTACGCGACGGGTACTTCGCGGCACTCGAGGAGCGGAGCGCGCTGCTGGGGTTCGCGGGGATCGAGTTCGTCGGGATGGTGCGGGCCAGCGTGACGCTCATGGCCGCGCTCACGCAGATGCATCTCGACCGGGAGCAGCAGCTCGTCGCCGCCCTGCTGGAACGCGAGGCCCCCGGCAGCGACATCCTCGCGCGCACGGCGGCGGCCCACCTGACTTCGGTGCTGCGGCTGCTCTTCGACGAGGTCTGGGACCTCACCTACGCCGGCGACGAGGATCTGGTCACCAAGGTGCGTGAGGCGGCGACGAAGGCGTTCGGGCAGCTCGAACCAGCGCTCGGCTGA